In the genome of Desulfovibrio desulfuricans, one region contains:
- a CDS encoding DnaA/Hda family protein, protein MLKNELRDILAQQKANDRGDWLESLTLCHEGDTLTVGFPHFYFAAWFNQQKRDLFEQALSCRFADKKLPQIVYEQPALGHAQTWSLPHVEQKTADQNKQNFMVRTDTPAAPRIENDAFTAFIANAKNAFPLAAAKEIAERRADVAYNPFLLCGHSGTGKSHILRSMAATLAEGHTGSRVIIAAAARFCADNPAWVRRPEIFWQQCDVLLLDDIQDLAGQPAWQRKLVSCMDACPRSIGQDGKPGQMVFACTGQPQALKALDERLRSRLESGLVVELMEPDLDVRMRYLQAMSKERHMNLTREQLLFIAQRCSQFRLLQGLLLKVAAFCSVTGCELSQADLENIVRTGVADKTPGCLEILGVVARAMNLRPEDVLGGKRRPDLVLARQVSMYICRRKLGLSYPELGRAFGGKDHSTVIYAIKKIKKILVSDKALQQLVTELELKAQ, encoded by the coding sequence ATGCTGAAAAACGAGTTGCGGGACATACTGGCACAGCAAAAAGCCAACGACAGGGGAGACTGGCTGGAATCCCTTACCCTGTGTCATGAAGGCGATACACTAACCGTCGGCTTTCCCCACTTTTATTTTGCCGCGTGGTTCAACCAGCAAAAGCGCGATCTTTTTGAACAGGCGCTTTCCTGCCGCTTTGCCGACAAAAAGCTTCCGCAAATAGTATACGAGCAGCCCGCCCTGGGGCACGCGCAAACATGGTCGCTCCCGCATGTGGAGCAAAAAACTGCCGATCAGAACAAGCAAAATTTTATGGTGCGCACGGATACCCCCGCAGCGCCCAGAATTGAAAACGATGCCTTCACAGCATTTATTGCCAATGCAAAAAATGCCTTTCCCCTGGCTGCCGCCAAGGAGATTGCAGAAAGACGCGCCGATGTGGCCTACAATCCCTTTCTGCTCTGTGGGCACAGCGGCACAGGCAAAAGCCATATTTTGCGATCCATGGCAGCCACCCTGGCAGAAGGGCATACAGGTAGCCGCGTAATTATTGCTGCGGCTGCGCGCTTTTGCGCAGACAATCCGGCATGGGTGCGCAGGCCGGAAATTTTCTGGCAACAGTGTGATGTTCTGCTGCTGGATGATATTCAGGATCTTGCCGGGCAGCCGGCATGGCAACGTAAACTGGTATCCTGCATGGATGCCTGCCCACGCAGCATCGGGCAGGACGGCAAGCCCGGGCAGATGGTCTTTGCCTGCACGGGTCAGCCGCAGGCTCTCAAGGCTCTGGACGAACGTTTGCGTTCGCGCCTTGAAAGCGGGCTTGTGGTAGAACTCATGGAGCCTGATCTTGATGTGCGAATGCGCTATCTCCAGGCCATGAGCAAAGAACGGCACATGAATCTCACGCGGGAACAGCTGCTGTTCATTGCGCAGCGCTGTTCGCAGTTTCGTCTGTTGCAGGGGCTGTTGCTCAAGGTGGCGGCCTTTTGTTCCGTTACAGGGTGCGAATTGTCGCAGGCAGACCTTGAAAACATTGTGCGCACGGGCGTGGCCGACAAAACACCAGGTTGTCTGGAAATTCTTGGCGTAGTGGCCCGGGCCATGAATCTGCGGCCCGAAGACGTGCTTGGCGGCAAACGCCGGCCAGACCTCGTGCTGGCGCGGCAGGTTTCCATGTATATATGCAGGCGCAAGCTGGGTCTTTCCTACCCGGAACTCGGCCGGGCCTTTGGCGGAAAAGACCATAGTACTGTCATATATGCTATTAAAAAAATTAAGAAAATTCTAGTTAGTGACAAAGCGCTCCAACAACTAGTGACAGAACTGGAGCTCAAGGCACAATAG
- the dnaN gene encoding DNA polymerase III subunit beta, whose protein sequence is MKLTVNKEQIIEGLLKAAAIIPAKAGAQYLRSIWLKAEEGSLSVMSTDANIEFTGRYPAEVAAPGLIGVQGRAFVDLVRQLPTGVLHLTLDETSGNLLLEQGRRTYKLPVSGAEWFQNFSAFPAENAVTWSGDFLQDILDKVGFCISDDDAMDAIACLCMKPRGNGRIDVCGLNGHQFALVSFTHDELAERLPEGGMLIQKKYLADIKKWLGVDEIELNITDKRLYLRSLDGAETLSLPRAAHEYPDYNIFMSKLASEDMHPMTLARKEAIEALGRILIFNTESDRCTYMDLSAGEALLSAQGQDVGSANESLEVAYNGDIKRIAFPTRNLLDVLGHFVSAKIDMMLTGSEGPCGIRGADDADYTVIIMPMKVSETTYYSEEDV, encoded by the coding sequence ATGAAACTTACTGTAAACAAAGAGCAGATCATCGAAGGCCTCTTGAAGGCAGCTGCCATCATTCCTGCCAAGGCAGGGGCGCAGTATCTGCGCTCCATCTGGCTTAAGGCTGAAGAAGGCAGCCTTTCAGTCATGTCCACTGACGCCAACATTGAATTTACCGGGCGTTATCCTGCCGAAGTGGCCGCGCCTGGCCTTATAGGCGTTCAGGGCAGAGCCTTTGTGGATCTTGTGCGTCAGTTGCCCACGGGTGTTCTGCACCTCACCCTTGATGAAACTTCTGGCAATCTGCTTTTGGAACAGGGACGTCGCACCTACAAGCTGCCTGTGAGCGGAGCGGAGTGGTTTCAGAATTTTTCTGCCTTTCCTGCTGAAAACGCCGTCACCTGGTCTGGCGACTTTTTGCAGGACATTCTGGACAAGGTGGGCTTTTGCATCAGCGACGACGACGCCATGGACGCCATTGCCTGCCTGTGCATGAAGCCGCGCGGCAACGGACGCATCGACGTGTGCGGTCTCAATGGCCACCAGTTTGCCCTTGTTTCCTTTACCCATGACGAGCTGGCCGAGCGTCTGCCCGAAGGGGGCATGCTGATCCAGAAGAAATACCTGGCAGACATTAAAAAATGGCTTGGCGTGGATGAAATTGAACTGAACATCACCGACAAGCGCCTGTATCTGCGCAGCCTGGATGGCGCTGAAACGCTCAGCCTGCCCCGCGCCGCCCACGAATACCCTGATTACAACATCTTCATGAGCAAGCTTGCCAGCGAAGACATGCACCCCATGACTCTTGCCCGCAAGGAAGCCATCGAAGCGCTTGGTCGTATCCTCATTTTTAATACCGAGAGCGACCGCTGCACCTACATGGATCTTTCTGCCGGGGAAGCCCTGCTTTCCGCCCAGGGGCAGGATGTGGGCTCGGCCAATGAAAGCCTTGAAGTTGCTTATAATGGCGATATAAAACGCATTGCCTTCCCCACGCGCAACCTGCTTGACGTGCTGGGACACTTTGTTTCTGCAAAGATCGACATGATGCTTACCGGCTCTGAAGGCCCCTGCGGTATCCGCGGCGCCGATGATGCCGATTATACGGTTATCATCATGCCCATGAAGGTTTCTGAAACGACCTACTATAGCGAGGAAGACGTTTAA
- the gyrB gene encoding DNA topoisomerase (ATP-hydrolyzing) subunit B, with protein MAPETGNGGYNASSITILEGLSAVRKRPAMYIGSTDARGLHHLVYEVVDNSIDEAMAGFCSRVTVILHADNSVTVRDDGRGIPVDIHPKEGVPAVQVVMTKLHAGGKFDNSSYKVSGGLHGVGVSCVNALSEELTVTVRRNGKRYRQHYARGVPQDELAVISEGFVEGHGTTVRFKPDEEIFEVLEFSYETLKKRFEELAYLNKGLTIECIDERIGETHVFHAEGGIRQFVGDLNSGEQGIHPIIFGEGIVDNVTVDFALQYNAGYKENIFTFANNIRTKEGGTHLVGFRTALTRAINGYIKGQADLVKKMKNTSLSGDDVREGLTAVISVKLPQPQFEGQTKTKLGNSEIAGLVAGVVYDRLNVYFEENPKDIRLIIDKAVDASRARDAARRAKELVRRKGALSDNSLPGKLADCQSKDPIESELFIVEGDSAGGSAKQGRNPKNQAILPLRGKILNTERTRFDKMLANKEVKALITAMGAGIGEEDTDLDKLRYHKIIIMTDADVDGAHIRTLLLTFFFRQYQEMVERGFVYIAQPPLYRVHNSRMEKFIKDDPALNEFLLTRVSEDVTVVASNGKEFRGKELISLMEHIEKAEGRVNDAEMSGTPRDLFMALVTHEKQIDAHNLENQDSELTEWLNSHGYMLTLEREKSEDEEERLFAVFENTGGHHTRRGMEFFSSRLYKQGWQLFDELRQQCGSFAFTLRKKDGEVAAEDLFTLMRMVLDEARKGINIQRYKGLGEMNPDQLWVTTMNPENRVLLQVSVEDANEASDAFVELMGDRVEPRRDFIERNALAVQDLDI; from the coding sequence ATGGCTCCTGAAACCGGCAACGGCGGGTACAACGCCTCTTCCATTACCATTCTGGAAGGCCTTTCGGCTGTGCGCAAGCGCCCGGCCATGTACATAGGCTCTACAGACGCGCGCGGCCTGCACCATCTGGTGTACGAGGTAGTGGACAACTCCATTGACGAAGCCATGGCCGGCTTCTGTTCGCGGGTCACTGTTATTCTGCATGCTGACAACAGCGTGACTGTTCGCGATGACGGGCGCGGTATTCCTGTGGATATTCATCCCAAGGAAGGCGTGCCCGCCGTGCAGGTGGTCATGACCAAGCTGCATGCTGGCGGCAAGTTTGACAACTCGAGCTACAAGGTTTCGGGCGGTCTGCACGGCGTGGGTGTTTCCTGCGTCAACGCCCTTTCTGAAGAGCTTACAGTCACTGTGCGCCGCAATGGCAAACGCTATCGCCAGCACTACGCCCGTGGCGTACCGCAGGACGAACTGGCGGTTATCAGCGAGGGCTTCGTTGAAGGGCACGGCACCACCGTTCGCTTCAAACCTGACGAAGAGATTTTTGAAGTTCTCGAGTTTTCATATGAAACATTGAAGAAGCGCTTTGAAGAGCTGGCCTATCTTAACAAGGGCCTGACAATCGAATGCATCGACGAGCGCATCGGCGAAACCCATGTGTTCCATGCTGAGGGCGGCATCCGCCAGTTTGTGGGCGACCTCAACTCCGGCGAGCAGGGCATTCACCCCATTATCTTTGGTGAAGGCATTGTTGATAATGTTACCGTGGATTTTGCCTTGCAGTACAATGCTGGCTACAAGGAAAACATTTTCACCTTTGCCAACAACATTCGCACCAAGGAAGGCGGCACCCACCTTGTGGGTTTCCGTACTGCGCTCACGCGCGCCATCAACGGCTACATCAAGGGCCAGGCCGACCTGGTCAAAAAGATGAAGAACACCTCGCTGTCTGGTGATGACGTGCGCGAGGGCCTTACCGCCGTTATCAGCGTCAAGCTGCCCCAGCCCCAGTTTGAAGGGCAGACCAAGACCAAGCTTGGCAACAGTGAGATTGCCGGTCTGGTTGCCGGTGTGGTGTATGACCGCCTGAATGTGTATTTTGAGGAAAATCCCAAGGATATCCGCCTCATTATCGACAAGGCCGTGGACGCCTCGCGGGCGCGGGACGCAGCCCGCCGCGCCAAGGAGCTTGTCCGCCGCAAGGGCGCGCTTTCCGACAACTCGCTGCCCGGCAAACTTGCCGACTGCCAGAGCAAGGATCCCATTGAATCCGAACTGTTCATCGTGGAAGGTGATTCGGCAGGCGGCTCTGCAAAGCAGGGGCGTAATCCCAAAAACCAGGCTATTTTGCCCTTGCGCGGCAAAATCCTGAATACGGAACGCACCCGCTTTGACAAGATGCTTGCCAACAAGGAAGTTAAGGCGCTCATCACCGCCATGGGCGCAGGCATCGGCGAGGAAGACACCGACCTCGACAAGCTGCGCTACCATAAAATCATCATCATGACAGACGCCGACGTGGACGGAGCGCATATCCGCACCCTGCTGCTGACCTTTTTCTTCAGGCAGTATCAGGAAATGGTGGAGCGCGGCTTTGTCTACATCGCCCAGCCGCCTTTGTACCGTGTGCACAATTCGCGCATGGAAAAGTTCATCAAGGACGACCCCGCGCTCAACGAATTTCTGCTCACCCGCGTGAGCGAAGACGTGACCGTGGTGGCCTCCAACGGCAAGGAATTCCGAGGCAAGGAGCTCATCAGCCTCATGGAACACATTGAAAAGGCCGAAGGCCGCGTGAACGATGCCGAAATGTCCGGCACCCCGCGTGACCTCTTCATGGCCCTTGTGACCCATGAAAAGCAGATTGACGCTCATAACCTTGAAAATCAGGACAGCGAGCTCACCGAATGGCTCAACAGTCACGGTTACATGCTCACCCTTGAGCGGGAAAAGAGCGAAGACGAGGAAGAGCGCCTGTTTGCCGTGTTTGAAAATACCGGCGGGCACCACACCCGCAGGGGCATGGAGTTTTTCTCCTCCCGTCTTTACAAACAGGGTTGGCAGCTCTTTGACGAACTGCGCCAGCAGTGCGGCTCTTTTGCCTTTACCCTGCGCAAGAAGGATGGCGAAGTTGCCGCAGAGGATCTGTTTACGCTCATGCGCATGGTGCTTGATGAAGCCCGCAAGGGCATCAATATCCAGCGCTACAAGGGTCTTGGTGAAATGAACCCCGACCAGCTCTGGGTGACCACCATGAACCCGGAAAATCGCGTGCTTCTGCAAGTTTCGGTGGAAGATGCCAACGAAGCTTCTGACGCCTTTGTGGAACTTATGGGCGACCGGGTGGAACCGCGCCGCGATTTTATCGAGCGCAACGCCCTGGCCGTACAGGATCTGGATATTTAA
- the gyrA gene encoding DNA gyrase subunit A, whose amino-acid sequence MQQPQISIETELRKSYLEYSLSVIIGRAIPDARDGLKPVHRRILFAQYELANNYNRPHKKSARIVGDVIGKYHPHGDSAVYDALVRMAQEFSMRDPLVDGQGNFGSIDGDAAAAMRYTEVRMSKLAQEFLNDLDKNTVDFRPNYDNTLQEPTVMPSKVPNLLLNGSSGIAVGMATNIPPHNLGELCDALQLLLDNPQCSIDELMDYVKGPDFPTRGFVYAGKGLYDAYHTGRGTVKVRGRIEIEDRKKGAQSIVIREIPFGLNKSSLVEKIAALVNDRKIDGITDLRDESDRKGIRIVIDLKRGTIPDIVVNALYKFTPLETSFGINMLAVVDNRPQLLNLKTALSCFVDHRREVVIRRTRYDLEKAEARAHILEGLRIAIDNIDEVVALIRASANPEEARNALMERFALSEVQAKAILEMRLQRLTGLQREELMNEYKDLLQKIEFYRSILENAEVLRSELKREIAEIRDNFATPRRTEVLREALTDIDIEDLIPDEEVVITLSRRGYMKRTGLENYQQQKRGGKGIAALHTSDDDYVQEFLSTTNHQYLCLFTNKGRMHQLKVHQVPEGSRTAKGVHINNLLPLEENEWVTTVLALREFAEDKFFLFITKRGMIKRSSASLYAKCRKTGLMAVGLREDDELVVVRPIRDNNHIVLATADGFSIRFACNDVRPMGRVATGVKGIALRRQDFVVAAVIVKDIDQTTEIMSISANGYGKRTSVDLYRLQSRGGKGIINFKVTAKTGPVIGAMPVRDNDGLILLTSSNKIVRIGVDDVRSKGRATMGVMLVRLDEGGHVVGFDRVDEGGQTGRDASAEMDDDDLTDVASATVVAESEGLADDSADDDGEE is encoded by the coding sequence ATGCAGCAGCCGCAGATCAGCATTGAAACAGAACTCCGCAAATCGTATCTGGAGTATTCCCTTTCGGTCATTATCGGGCGCGCCATCCCGGATGCGCGTGATGGCCTTAAGCCGGTTCACAGGCGTATTCTTTTTGCGCAGTACGAACTTGCCAACAACTACAACCGTCCGCACAAAAAATCCGCGCGTATCGTCGGTGACGTTATCGGTAAATATCACCCGCATGGCGACTCTGCCGTGTACGACGCACTGGTACGTATGGCGCAGGAATTTTCCATGCGCGATCCCCTGGTGGACGGGCAGGGCAACTTCGGCTCCATTGATGGTGATGCCGCTGCTGCCATGCGTTATACCGAAGTGCGTATGTCCAAGCTTGCCCAGGAGTTTTTGAACGACCTGGACAAGAACACCGTGGATTTTCGCCCCAACTACGACAACACCCTTCAGGAACCGACGGTCATGCCGAGCAAGGTTCCCAACCTGCTGCTCAACGGCAGCTCGGGTATTGCCGTGGGTATGGCCACCAATATTCCGCCCCACAACCTGGGTGAACTGTGCGATGCCCTGCAACTGCTGCTGGATAACCCGCAGTGCAGCATCGATGAGCTCATGGATTATGTGAAAGGGCCGGACTTCCCCACCAGGGGTTTTGTCTACGCGGGCAAAGGCCTGTACGATGCCTACCACACCGGGCGCGGCACGGTTAAGGTGCGTGGGCGCATTGAAATTGAAGACCGCAAAAAGGGCGCGCAGAGCATAGTTATCCGCGAGATTCCCTTTGGGCTCAACAAAAGCTCTCTGGTGGAAAAAATCGCGGCTCTGGTCAATGACCGCAAGATTGACGGCATCACCGACCTGCGCGATGAATCCGACCGCAAGGGCATACGCATTGTTATTGACCTCAAGCGCGGCACCATCCCCGACATTGTGGTCAACGCCCTGTACAAGTTCACGCCGCTGGAAACGAGCTTCGGCATCAACATGCTGGCCGTGGTGGACAACCGCCCGCAACTGCTGAACCTTAAGACGGCGCTTTCCTGCTTTGTGGATCACAGGCGTGAGGTGGTCATCCGCCGCACGCGTTACGATCTGGAAAAAGCCGAAGCCCGCGCGCATATTCTGGAAGGCTTGCGCATCGCCATCGACAATATCGATGAAGTGGTGGCCCTTATCCGCGCTTCCGCCAATCCGGAAGAAGCCCGTAATGCCCTGATGGAGCGTTTTGCGCTTTCTGAAGTGCAGGCCAAGGCAATTCTTGAAATGCGGTTGCAGCGCCTGACGGGTCTCCAGCGCGAAGAGCTGATGAACGAATACAAGGATCTGCTGCAGAAGATCGAATTCTACCGTTCCATTCTGGAAAATGCCGAAGTGCTGCGCAGCGAACTCAAGCGCGAGATTGCCGAAATCCGCGATAATTTCGCCACGCCCCGCCGTACGGAAGTGCTGCGCGAAGCCCTGACCGACATTGATATTGAAGATCTCATCCCTGACGAAGAAGTGGTCATCACGCTGTCGCGCCGTGGCTACATGAAGCGTACCGGGCTTGAGAATTATCAGCAGCAGAAACGCGGCGGCAAGGGCATTGCGGCTCTGCACACCTCGGATGACGACTACGTGCAGGAATTTTTGTCCACTACCAATCACCAGTATCTGTGCCTCTTCACCAACAAGGGGCGCATGCACCAGCTCAAGGTCCATCAGGTGCCGGAGGGCAGCCGCACGGCCAAGGGCGTGCATATCAACAACCTGTTGCCGCTTGAAGAAAACGAGTGGGTTACGACAGTTCTCGCCCTGCGCGAATTTGCCGAAGACAAATTCTTCCTGTTCATTACCAAGAGGGGCATGATCAAGCGTTCTTCCGCCTCGTTGTACGCCAAGTGCCGCAAAACAGGCCTCATGGCCGTGGGCCTGCGTGAGGATGATGAACTTGTGGTGGTACGCCCCATCCGCGACAACAACCACATTGTTCTGGCTACGGCGGACGGTTTCTCCATCCGCTTTGCCTGCAACGATGTGCGTCCCATGGGCCGCGTGGCCACGGGCGTCAAGGGCATTGCCCTGCGCAGGCAGGATTTTGTGGTGGCGGCGGTTATCGTCAAGGATATCGACCAGACCACCGAAATCATGTCCATTTCCGCCAATGGGTATGGCAAGCGCACCAGCGTTGATCTCTACCGCCTGCAATCGCGCGGCGGCAAGGGCATCATCAACTTCAAGGTGACGGCCAAGACCGGGCCTGTGATTGGTGCAATGCCTGTGCGCGACAACGATGGTCTTATCCTGCTGACCTCTTCCAACAAGATTGTGCGCATCGGCGTTGACGATGTGCGCAGCAAGGGCCGCGCCACCATGGGCGTTATGCTCGTGCGCCTTGATGAAGGCGGTCATGTGGTGGGCTTTGACCGTGTGGACGAAGGCGGGCAGACCGGCAGGGACGCCAGCGCCGAAATGGACGATGACGATTTGACCGATGTCGCTTCTGCGACTGTTGTTGCCGAGTCCGAAGGGCTTGCTGACGACAGTGCGGACGATGACGGTGAAGAATAA
- a CDS encoding tetratricopeptide repeat protein: MKILRRVCGKGLTLCLCLVFAGFLCACKDQSMVGDDLSAARTAVSLRDWSLAERLLERYLREARDADLRWEAWQQLLVVLNAAGQEPRATLECLETMLAEFADNDARSAVILRRMGEVNEGLRRYGRAADAWNAYIGLAGLSAEQTVDGYRRLAAMQFNLRRFDAGEDTLQQCLALPMADHDKIMCMYDLADQNMARERWQDVADLCQQILDSDPDKILRGLAGYLLADALEQLGKGKEALKNFELARDDYPNPSVIDNRIAHLRKKLKK; this comes from the coding sequence ATGAAAATATTGCGGCGGGTTTGCGGCAAGGGTTTGACCCTGTGTCTGTGCCTGGTTTTTGCTGGCTTTTTGTGCGCTTGCAAAGACCAGAGCATGGTGGGCGATGACCTTTCCGCAGCCCGCACCGCAGTTTCTTTGCGCGACTGGTCCCTTGCCGAAAGGCTGCTTGAGCGTTATCTGCGTGAGGCACGGGATGCTGACCTGCGTTGGGAAGCGTGGCAGCAGTTGCTGGTGGTGCTCAATGCCGCCGGGCAGGAACCTCGCGCCACCCTTGAATGCCTTGAAACCATGCTGGCGGAATTTGCAGACAATGACGCCAGAAGCGCTGTTATTTTGCGGCGTATGGGCGAGGTAAACGAAGGTTTGCGGCGTTATGGCCGTGCCGCGGACGCCTGGAATGCTTATATAGGTCTTGCAGGCCTGTCGGCGGAGCAAACTGTGGATGGTTACCGCAGGCTGGCGGCCATGCAGTTTAACCTGCGCAGGTTTGACGCAGGCGAAGATACCTTGCAGCAGTGTCTTGCTCTGCCCATGGCGGATCATGACAAAATAATGTGCATGTACGACCTTGCTGACCAGAACATGGCAAGGGAACGCTGGCAGGATGTGGCTGACCTTTGTCAACAGATACTGGACAGCGATCCGGACAAGATTCTGCGTGGTCTGGCGGGCTATTTGCTGGCTGATGCCCTTGAACAGCTCGGCAAGGGAAAAGAAGCCCTGAAAAACTTTGAACTGGCCCGCGACGATTATCCCAATCCGTCGGTCATTGATAATCGCATTGCGCATCTGCGCAAAAAACTGAAGAAGTAA
- the purF gene encoding amidophosphoribosyltransferase — protein MIKHECGVFGIYDHEEAARLAYFGLYAQQHRGQESAGIVTFDTDGVHEHKGMGLVPDVFSEGHLKALTGRTAIGHVRYSTTGRSSSSNAQPFLAHFKGRDVVLAHNGNLVNAAQLREDLENEGAIFSTSNDTEVFMHLLVRALRHNDLPGAVKETCARVRGAYCLLVMVDGVMVAVRDPHGFHPLAFGRMNGSPVFASETCAFDLLEADFERSVKPGEMIIVDGNSVRSDHLMGPLPEKPRQCIFELVYFARPDSYIFDEQVYLCRKKMGWNLADESAPEVDYVMPFPDSGIYPALGFAQRSGLPYEHAMIRNHYVGRTFIQPSQSMRSFGVRVKINPVREMIDGKRICIIDDSIVRGTTMMTRVKKLRELGAKEVHIRISSPPVKFPCFYGIDFSSRGELIAAQHNLAEITRKLDVDSLHYLSIAGLLGSVSKPQHYCMACFTGEYPVPCDDCAGKFSLESPCASR, from the coding sequence ATGATCAAGCACGAATGCGGCGTATTCGGCATTTATGACCACGAGGAAGCGGCTCGTCTGGCTTATTTCGGTTTGTATGCACAGCAGCATCGCGGCCAGGAAAGCGCGGGCATAGTTACCTTTGACACCGACGGCGTACACGAACACAAGGGCATGGGCCTTGTGCCCGATGTTTTTTCAGAGGGGCACCTCAAGGCTCTGACAGGCAGAACGGCCATAGGCCATGTGCGCTATTCCACCACCGGGCGTTCCTCCAGCAGCAATGCCCAGCCATTTCTTGCCCATTTCAAGGGGCGGGATGTGGTGCTTGCGCACAACGGCAATCTGGTCAATGCCGCGCAGCTGCGCGAAGACCTCGAGAACGAGGGCGCCATATTTTCTACCAGCAATGACACGGAAGTGTTCATGCATCTGCTGGTGCGCGCGCTCAGGCACAACGATCTGCCCGGCGCAGTCAAGGAAACCTGCGCCCGGGTTCGCGGCGCGTACTGTCTGCTGGTTATGGTAGACGGCGTTATGGTGGCGGTGCGCGACCCCCACGGCTTCCATCCTCTGGCTTTTGGCCGTATGAACGGCAGCCCCGTGTTCGCCTCCGAAACATGCGCCTTTGATCTGCTTGAGGCCGATTTTGAACGTTCTGTGAAACCGGGCGAGATGATTATTGTAGACGGCAACAGCGTGCGCAGCGATCACCTTATGGGGCCGCTGCCCGAGAAGCCCCGCCAGTGTATTTTTGAGCTGGTCTATTTTGCCCGGCCTGACTCATATATTTTTGACGAGCAGGTTTATCTGTGCCGCAAAAAAATGGGCTGGAATCTGGCTGATGAATCTGCGCCGGAAGTGGACTACGTGATGCCCTTTCCGGATTCGGGCATTTATCCCGCACTTGGCTTTGCCCAACGCTCCGGCCTGCCCTATGAGCATGCCATGATCCGCAACCATTATGTGGGGCGTACCTTTATCCAGCCTTCGCAGAGCATGCGCAGCTTTGGGGTGAGGGTTAAGATCAACCCTGTGCGCGAAATGATTGACGGCAAGCGCATCTGCATCATTGACGACAGCATTGTGCGCGGCACCACCATGATGACGCGCGTCAAAAAGCTGAGGGAGCTGGGCGCAAAAGAGGTGCACATCCGCATTTCCAGCCCGCCGGTCAAGTTTCCCTGCTTTTATGGCATAGACTTTTCTTCACGCGGGGAGCTTATTGCAGCTCAGCACAATCTGGCGGAAATTACCCGCAAGCTGGATGTGGATTCTTTGCATTATCTCAGCATCGCAGGCTTGCTGGGTTCTGTGAGCAAGCCGCAGCATTATTGCATGGCCTGCTTCACTGGCGAATATCCCGTGCCCTGTGACGACTGCGCCGGAAAATTCAGCCTTGAATCCCCTTGCGCCAGCAGGTAG
- the hisS gene encoding histidine--tRNA ligase, translated as MSIARIKGFADMFPPDSDQFTRIENTARQVFGRYGFVELRTPLLEFTELFCRSIGEETDVVQKEMYTFPDRKGRSLTLRPEATAGVMRAYIESGLTNREPVSRLFTTGPMFRYERPQKGRMRQFHQINCECLGSHSPMADAELVSMLLRFLSDLGLTDLTLKINSLGCSECRPKFKAALLEYLAGVDKDALCPDCTRRVETNPLRVLDCKQPGCRAITDNAPKLIDYNCPECRAHFDTVLELLQGQGLAFELDHRLVRGLDYYCRTTFEVVSGSIGAQAAVAGGGRYDGLVKSLGGPDVPGVGFACGMERLALMMGEGSGQAADFYLVAMDAQSRAQGWQLAQKLRDAGLTGEMNFSEGGFKSLMRQAGKSGAGHCLIIGPDEAAQGTVVVKNLESGEQCSVPQSGVLQFLQTGTNND; from the coding sequence ATGAGTATTGCACGTATCAAGGGTTTTGCGGATATGTTTCCGCCGGACAGCGACCAGTTCACGCGTATTGAAAATACCGCGCGCCAGGTTTTTGGACGCTACGGTTTTGTGGAACTGCGTACGCCGCTGCTGGAATTTACGGAGCTTTTTTGCCGTTCCATCGGTGAGGAAACCGATGTGGTGCAAAAGGAAATGTATACTTTTCCTGACCGCAAAGGCCGTTCGCTTACCTTGCGGCCTGAAGCCACGGCTGGTGTTATGCGCGCCTATATCGAGAGCGGGCTGACCAACCGCGAACCTGTGAGCCGGCTGTTCACCACTGGCCCCATGTTCCGTTATGAACGCCCGCAGAAGGGCCGCATGCGCCAGTTCCACCAGATCAACTGCGAGTGCCTTGGCAGCCACAGCCCCATGGCTGATGCAGAACTGGTCAGCATGCTGCTGCGCTTTTTGTCAGACCTAGGCCTTACGGATTTGACGCTCAAGATCAATTCCCTTGGCTGTTCGGAATGCCGCCCCAAGTTCAAGGCGGCCTTGCTCGAATACCTTGCCGGAGTTGACAAGGACGCCCTTTGCCCGGACTGCACCCGCAGGGTGGAAACAAACCCCTTGCGCGTGCTTGACTGCAAGCAGCCCGGCTGCCGCGCCATTACGGACAATGCCCCCAAGCTTATTGATTACAATTGCCCCGAATGCCGCGCCCACTTTGATACGGTGCTGGAGCTGCTGCAAGGGCAGGGGCTTGCCTTTGAGCTTGATCATAGGCTTGTGCGCGGTCTTGACTACTATTGCCGCACTACTTTTGAGGTGGTAAGCGGCAGCATTGGCGCTCAGGCGGCTGTGGCCGGCGGCGGCAGATATGACGGCCTTGTGAAGAGCCTTGGCGGGCCTGATGTTCCGGGCGTTGGCTTTGCCTGCGGCATGGAACGCCTTGCCCTCATGATGGGCGAGGGCAGTGGCCAGGCAGCCGATTTTTATCTGGTTGCCATGGACGCCCAGAGCCGCGCTCAGGGCTGGCAGCTTGCCCAGAAGCTGCGTGACGCCGGGCTGACTGGCGAGATGAATTTCAGTGAAGGCGGCTTTAAAAGCCTTATGCGTCAGGCTGGAAAGTCCGGCGCTGGGCATTGTCTGATTATTGGCCCTGATGAAGCCGCTCAGGGCACAGTGGTCGTTAAGAACCTTGAAAGCGGCGAGCAGTGCTCTGTGCCGCAGTCAGGCGTACTCCAATTC